Genomic DNA from Calditrichota bacterium:
GACAACGGAGTCTTAAAACTTGAATGGAGAAAACATGTTGTTTTCCAAAACATCATCCTACGGCATTCGAGCCGTTCTCTATTTAACTCTGCATGTGAATCGCCCCTTTGTTCTGATTCGGGAAATCGCCAGCGAGCTGGATATTTCATATCATTTTTTGGGTAAAATATTTCAGACACTCATTCAGGCCGGATTAATTATTTCATACAAAGGGCCAAACGGCGGCGTAAAACTTGCCCGAAAACCAACGGACCTTTTTTTGATTGATGTTATCCGGGCCATT
This window encodes:
- a CDS encoding Rrf2 family transcriptional regulator, with the protein product MLFSKTSSYGIRAVLYLTLHVNRPFVLIREIASELDISYHFLGKIFQTLIQAGLIISYKGPNGGVKLARKPTDLFLIDVIRAIDGADLFKKCVIGLNECSDSHPCPLHQQWSAIRSKIYEMLSKTNFSQLAQNTATFNFRIKNEKAEENRADRKR